Proteins co-encoded in one Pelodiscus sinensis isolate JC-2024 chromosome 9, ASM4963464v1, whole genome shotgun sequence genomic window:
- the SAMD13 gene encoding sterile alpha motif domain-containing protein 13 isoform X1 — MVNYYDILGVQRNASADDIKKAYRKLALKVHPDKNPGNREAAKKKFIEVSKAYEVLSDAKKRDVYDMSSEGIISGKDRRSGGKGRGRAKDRDGSYFDSEFLFSTPHTDVFTGMDSFTVKLWDDLLDGMSGIRRGLHGKRRSRGGEGYSVSIAGVSPISGTGFTSFGSQRIGGCSSSSIMSLNNSGKGNFKSVITTSKIVNGIKTTTKRIVMNGEERVETIIEH, encoded by the coding sequence ATGGTGAATTATTATGACATTCTAGGTGTTCAAAGAAATGCCTCTGCAGATGACATTAAAAAGGCATACCGAAAACTGGCTTTGAAGGTACACCCTGATAAGAACCCAGGaaacagagaggcagcaaagaaGAAATTCATTGAAGTCTCTAAGGCATATGAGGTTTTATCTGATGCCAAAAAACGGGATGTCTATGACATGTCTAGTGAAGGAATTATAAGTGGGAAAGACAGAAGAAGTGGAGGGAAAGGTAGAGGTAGAGCGAAAGACAGGGATGGGAGTTACTTTGATTCTGAATTCCTGTTCAGCACCCCCCACACAGATGTATTTACAGGAATGGACTCCTTTACAGTAAAACTTTGGGATGATCTACTTGATGGCATGTCTGGCATTCGGCGAGGACTCCATGGAAAAAGAAGAAGCAGAGGTGGTGAAGGATACTCTGTCTCTATTGCTGGAGTGTCTCCTATTTCAGGGACCGGATTTACTTCATTTGGTTCCCAGCGAATTGGGGGCTGCTCTTCATCCTCCATCATGTCACTGAACAACAGTGGGAAAGGAAACTTCAAATCAGTCATAACGACCAGCAAAATAGTTAATGGCATCAAAACCACTACAAAGAGAATTGTGATGAACGGAGAAGAAAGAGTAGAAACTATTATTGAGCATTAA
- the LOC102453977 gene encoding uricase-like gives MQQAGACHLPNEDVEVLNSEYGKNVIKLLRIRREDKKHFIKEVEACVHISLDSVNEYLHGDNSAVIPTDTMKNIVLALAKCKGINTIEQFALDICNHLISSYSHVMHVKVYVQEVPWRHLEKNGVPHAHAFICVPEGIRFCEAEQCQKGCPLVISGIKELKLKKTTQSGFQGFHRDKYTTIPDRSDRVLSAELFCKWFYGKCQDIDFDCIWDTVHECVLEAFSGPPECGQYSPSHQKTVNNIQMLILGRVPQIQETEVTLNNFYYNVVDLQKFGLTNDKEVLIPVDIPYASYTCTLGRKKCFKEQA, from the exons AATGAAGACGTGGAAGTCCTGAATTCTGAGTATGGAAAGAACGTGATTAAACTCCTTCGCATTAGGAGAGAAGACAAGAAACACTTTATTAAAGAAGTGGAGGCTTGCGTGCATATTAGCCTAGATTCTGTCAATGAGTACTTGCATGGAGATAATTCTGCAGTTATCCCTACAGACACCATGAAGAACATCGTACTTGCTTTGGCAAAATGCAAAGgg ATCAACACTATAGAACAGTTTGCCCTTGATATCTGCAATCACCTCATTTCATCATATTCTCACGTGATGCATGTCAAGGTCTATGTACAAGAGGTACCATGGCGGCATCTGGAAAAG AATGGTGTCCCCCATGCCCATGCCTTTATCTGTGTTCCTGAAGGGATTCGTTTTTGTGAAGCTGAACAGTGTCAAAAAG GTTGCCCACTCGTTATCTCTGGAATTAAAGAGCTGAAACTCAAGAAAACAACGCAATCTGGATTCCAAGGCTTCCATAGGGACAAATACACCACAATTCCTGATCGGAGCGACAGGGTTTTAAGTGCAGAACTATTCTGCAAGTGGTTCTATGGCAAGTGCCAAGATATTGACTTTGACTGCATATG GGACACTGTTCATGAGTGTGTCCTTGAGGCATTTTCTGGGCCCCCTGAGTGTGGGCAATACTCACCCTCACACCAGAAGACTGTCAACAATATTCAGATGCTCATCCTGGGAAGAGTTCCACAG ATACAGGAGACTGAAGTCACCTTGAACAACTTTTATTATAATGTTGTAGACCTGCAGAAATTTGGATTGACCAATGACAAGGAG GTTCTGATCCCGGTGGACATTCCCTATGCTTCTTATACATGCACTCTCGGTAGGAAGAAGTGCTTCAAAGAGCAAGCCTGA